One segment of Luteolibacter rhizosphaerae DNA contains the following:
- a CDS encoding VanW family protein translates to MHADHTPDRDSPTRLQALVFHLKTRALQARRGLRELSFRPPAHRASSLLVDAPLLAVKRGPLWRDMTPAEFPLTAGKVENLRRAVRAFHGIEIPAGQVFSFWRQLGRTTRSKGFTDGRELREGCMVPAIGGGLCQLSGLLYQAALAAGLEIVERHAHSRIIPGSSAEQDLDATVFWNYVDLRFKSDSPWRIEAELSASELVIRIRSTGAAKIAVAVPAPAKPRPAPSGDCLTCGMLECFRHPAATADHAPAMGHSAFLLDGVWPEFDRWCRGHSREGDRWITPLDGRRWKKPNYKWSPPPGVTTRHATLATLLRSFRQRRIPAQGAARQRALLEGEAALARQYAAMLDPQCRHIIVSQNLLPHLWRLGALGGRSFDVLVNRWPMEELQRRLDLAKQAHPESTTLGDFRADPELLRAEKEALAAAARLVTPHRAMAKHFGDRAWLIDWEMPKPLETAVATTPTVFFPASKLGRKGAFELASAFCSGIPAQLKILGRANEGTADPFADIDHSQASPADLASASAVVLPAWIEHQPRLALLALASGIPVVATEACGLPEHPQLHLLSSPDPVAMRTVLTAVLKPASVSCAAC, encoded by the coding sequence ATGCACGCGGACCACACTCCTGACCGGGACTCTCCCACCCGTCTCCAAGCGCTCGTCTTCCATCTCAAGACCCGCGCGCTGCAAGCCCGCCGCGGGCTGCGCGAGCTGTCTTTCCGCCCCCCGGCTCATCGTGCCTCCAGTTTGCTTGTCGATGCTCCCCTCCTTGCCGTGAAGCGCGGGCCACTCTGGCGCGACATGACTCCCGCCGAGTTTCCGCTCACCGCCGGCAAGGTCGAAAACCTCCGCCGCGCTGTCCGGGCCTTCCACGGCATCGAGATCCCCGCCGGCCAAGTCTTCAGCTTCTGGCGGCAACTCGGCCGCACTACCCGCAGCAAGGGCTTCACCGACGGCCGCGAACTTCGCGAGGGCTGCATGGTCCCCGCCATCGGTGGCGGCCTCTGCCAGCTCAGCGGCCTGCTCTACCAAGCCGCGCTCGCAGCAGGGCTGGAGATCGTGGAGCGGCATGCCCACTCCCGCATCATACCCGGCTCCTCCGCGGAGCAGGACCTCGATGCCACCGTCTTCTGGAACTACGTCGATCTCCGCTTCAAGTCGGATTCACCGTGGCGCATCGAGGCCGAGCTCAGCGCTTCGGAGCTTGTCATCCGCATCCGCTCCACCGGCGCGGCCAAGATCGCTGTCGCAGTTCCCGCACCTGCCAAGCCACGTCCCGCACCCTCCGGCGATTGCCTCACCTGCGGCATGTTGGAGTGCTTCCGTCATCCCGCCGCCACCGCCGACCATGCTCCAGCCATGGGTCACTCCGCCTTCCTGTTAGATGGCGTCTGGCCGGAGTTTGATCGCTGGTGCCGCGGACACTCGCGGGAAGGTGACCGTTGGATCACCCCGCTCGACGGCCGCCGCTGGAAGAAACCGAACTACAAGTGGTCGCCGCCACCGGGTGTGACCACCCGCCACGCAACCCTCGCCACCCTGCTCCGCTCCTTCCGCCAGCGCCGCATCCCCGCGCAGGGTGCTGCCCGCCAGCGTGCCTTGCTGGAAGGCGAAGCCGCACTCGCGCGCCAATATGCCGCGATGCTCGATCCGCAGTGCCGCCATATCATTGTCTCGCAGAATCTCCTTCCCCATCTCTGGCGCCTCGGTGCCCTCGGTGGCCGCAGTTTCGATGTTCTGGTGAACCGCTGGCCGATGGAGGAACTCCAGCGGCGTCTCGATCTGGCCAAGCAGGCGCACCCCGAATCCACCACCCTCGGCGATTTCCGCGCCGATCCCGAACTGCTGCGCGCGGAGAAGGAAGCCCTCGCCGCCGCCGCCCGTCTCGTCACCCCTCACCGCGCCATGGCGAAGCACTTCGGTGATCGTGCCTGGCTCATCGATTGGGAGATGCCCAAGCCGTTGGAGACGGCAGTCGCCACCACTCCCACCGTCTTCTTCCCAGCTTCCAAGCTCGGTCGCAAGGGCGCTTTCGAACTCGCCAGCGCCTTCTGCAGCGGCATCCCGGCGCAGCTCAAGATTCTCGGCAGGGCGAACGAAGGCACGGCCGATCCCTTCGCCGACATCGACCACTCCCAAGCCAGCCCCGCCGATCTCGCGTCCGCCAGCGCGGTGGTCCTCCCGGCTTGGATCGAGCACCAACCCCGTCTAGCCCTGCTTGCCTTGGCGAGTGGCATCCCGGTGGTAGCAACCGAAGCCTGCGGCTTGCCGGAGCATCCCCAGCTCCACCTTTTGTCCTCGCCGGATCCGGTAGCCATGCGAACGGTTCTCACCGCGGTGTTGAAACCCGCTTCCGTCTCATGCGCCGCCTGCTGA
- a CDS encoding carboxypeptidase M32, producing the protein MARERAVVSSAASVIGWDQETYLPDAGHAWRADQLAWLSEKAHELGTSSAWGDALAEAEAAASAPALLAAMRRDFDRATKLPGELVAREAQASSLAKQAWAEARKKSDFPSFAPHLQTLLDIANEKADRWGYEVEAYDALLDTYERGATASGIATLFDTLRPRLRDLAAAAVEKSAARDAKLPPGPYPIEAQQAFNAKVAAALGFDFNAGRIDTTAHPFCTTLGPRDVRLTTRYDEDDFTSSLFGVMHEAGHGLYEQGLPGPEFGLPSGEAASLGIHESQSRLWENHIGRSWAFWEKWLPVAAEHFPQLAEVELADFIAAVHRAEFSYIRVEADEATYDLHILLRFGLERRLVSGELAVKDVPSAWNESFEDLFGMLPPDDTRGCLQDIHWSMGGLGYFPTYTLGNLNAAQLFAAATADESIAAGVAKGEYAALLAWLRKHVHSKGAVMTPAEIVKEATGKDPSPEAHLAHLTRRYL; encoded by the coding sequence ATGGCCCGCGAACGCGCCGTGGTTTCCAGCGCCGCTTCCGTGATCGGCTGGGACCAGGAGACCTATCTCCCGGATGCCGGGCACGCCTGGCGCGCCGATCAGCTCGCGTGGCTCTCGGAGAAGGCTCACGAACTCGGAACCTCTTCCGCCTGGGGGGATGCCCTCGCCGAGGCCGAGGCCGCCGCCAGCGCCCCCGCCCTGCTCGCCGCCATGCGCCGCGACTTTGATCGCGCCACCAAGCTCCCCGGCGAGCTCGTCGCCCGCGAAGCCCAGGCATCCTCGCTCGCCAAGCAGGCATGGGCCGAGGCCCGCAAGAAATCGGACTTTCCTTCCTTTGCCCCCCACCTCCAGACCCTGCTGGATATCGCCAATGAGAAGGCGGATCGCTGGGGCTACGAGGTCGAAGCCTACGACGCGCTGCTAGATACCTACGAACGCGGCGCCACGGCCTCCGGCATCGCCACGCTGTTCGATACCCTGCGCCCGCGCCTGCGCGACCTCGCCGCCGCGGCGGTCGAGAAGTCCGCAGCCCGCGATGCCAAGCTGCCCCCGGGCCCTTATCCCATCGAAGCGCAACAGGCTTTCAATGCGAAGGTCGCCGCCGCTCTCGGCTTCGATTTCAACGCCGGTCGTATCGATACCACCGCCCATCCCTTCTGCACCACGCTCGGTCCACGCGATGTCCGCCTGACCACCCGCTACGATGAGGATGATTTCACCTCCTCGCTTTTCGGCGTGATGCACGAGGCTGGTCACGGACTCTACGAGCAAGGACTGCCCGGACCCGAGTTCGGCCTTCCCTCCGGCGAAGCAGCCTCTCTCGGCATCCACGAATCGCAGTCGCGGCTCTGGGAAAATCACATCGGCCGCTCCTGGGCCTTCTGGGAGAAGTGGCTGCCCGTCGCGGCGGAGCACTTCCCGCAACTCGCGGAGGTCGAACTCGCCGATTTCATCGCCGCCGTTCACCGCGCGGAGTTTTCCTACATCCGCGTCGAGGCGGATGAGGCCACCTATGACCTTCATATCCTGCTCCGCTTCGGTCTCGAGCGCCGGCTCGTCTCCGGCGAGCTCGCAGTGAAAGATGTCCCTTCCGCATGGAACGAAAGCTTCGAGGATCTCTTCGGCATGCTGCCGCCAGATGACACCCGCGGTTGCCTACAGGATATCCACTGGTCGATGGGCGGCCTCGGCTACTTCCCCACCTACACGCTCGGTAATCTCAACGCCGCCCAGCTCTTCGCCGCCGCCACCGCGGACGAGAGCATCGCCGCCGGCGTCGCGAAAGGCGAGTACGCCGCTCTACTCGCGTGGTTACGCAAGCATGTCCACTCGAAGGGCGCCGTAATGACCCCGGCGGAGATTGTGAAGGAAGCCACCGGCAAGGACCCATCCCCGGAAGCCCACCTCGCGCACCTGACGCGACGCTATCTCTAG
- a CDS encoding serine hydrolase — MKALLLLLIALSPLGKLSAREPWITLTGLTEDQVNSRVGTFSNRQLGVVPEQISGYVESGNVRFAALWGPRPDSFSRRVLLGMTEAQLISNNNQLQQLGWRMYWINGYDNGGTPHFNAIYRLSNGAAQVLRLGDSLSQHQSADSAMDDTHYLENLCVYREGNLVKYAAVWNQSAFQPQISVSYGLTGEELSTNVANRQSEWRLHNLCGYSLPLVPIGESRLRYTVVWKKPARSTIFGVIAAMTKDNFFATDSNQTGVGWRTAFLQAWNNGDEVVVNAQWVPNGGLKQSYINRIDTLVRDAMEDGEIPAVSLAVARQGRIVFKRAYGLADTATNEWAGTDHRFRVASVSKAITGVSVVHALAGQTTWNLNSRVFGSGNLFGTDYGTAPYSTNESNITVRNLLHHTAGWSDDGLLWYHDEPAWGSQHKPFIDWQLQNRIVANTPGTVGRYSNLGFTIAARVVEKISGDSYETYTRNEIFDPCGISPILGPLVGERTKAQKKLMEVSYYPTTSQTFDPYLIDPRRMDGSTAWIARPADLLLMARRVDGDTRFQDILSADRVTALHTRGSPNSSSGYGWETHGLGWYTDNYADPDYWGHNGSMAGTRAELISRPRATSYSWVANARAGVSNSALDTIFNDITANSDWPDIDLSGTYHPAYNAWAADHFTGVERNDGLEMVLWGPDADPDDDRLPNAAEYFLGLDPRVGNRSPFSTTVVGSNLRIRWQKKNGIAGATMDLQSSTGLNVWSGFNQPEIVDRTDLLSQVGYTVQEVLIPMNLPKRFARFNFEIR; from the coding sequence ATGAAAGCACTCCTGCTTCTCTTGATAGCCCTTTCCCCCCTCGGAAAACTGTCGGCGCGCGAGCCCTGGATCACCCTTACCGGTCTGACTGAAGACCAGGTCAACTCGCGCGTCGGCACTTTCTCCAACCGCCAGCTCGGCGTGGTCCCGGAACAAATCAGCGGTTACGTGGAGTCGGGCAATGTCCGCTTCGCCGCGCTGTGGGGCCCGCGTCCCGATTCCTTCTCTCGCCGGGTTCTACTCGGCATGACGGAAGCTCAACTTATCTCCAACAACAACCAGCTCCAGCAGCTCGGCTGGCGGATGTATTGGATCAATGGCTACGACAACGGTGGCACGCCCCACTTCAATGCGATCTACCGGTTGAGCAACGGTGCGGCGCAAGTGCTGCGGCTGGGTGACTCTCTCAGCCAGCACCAGAGTGCCGACTCCGCGATGGACGATACCCACTACCTCGAGAACCTCTGTGTGTATCGGGAGGGGAACCTGGTGAAATACGCCGCGGTGTGGAACCAAAGCGCGTTCCAACCCCAGATCTCCGTGTCCTACGGGCTGACGGGCGAGGAGCTGAGCACCAACGTGGCCAACCGGCAGTCCGAATGGAGATTGCACAATCTGTGCGGTTACTCCTTGCCCTTGGTTCCCATCGGGGAAAGCCGGCTGCGCTACACGGTGGTGTGGAAGAAGCCGGCACGAAGCACGATCTTCGGGGTGATCGCGGCGATGACGAAGGACAACTTCTTCGCGACGGATTCGAACCAAACCGGGGTGGGCTGGCGGACCGCCTTCCTTCAAGCCTGGAACAACGGGGACGAGGTGGTGGTGAACGCGCAGTGGGTGCCGAACGGGGGCCTGAAGCAGTCCTACATCAACCGGATCGACACGCTGGTGCGCGATGCGATGGAGGATGGCGAGATCCCGGCGGTCTCGCTGGCGGTGGCACGGCAGGGGCGGATCGTCTTCAAGCGTGCCTACGGGCTGGCCGACACGGCCACGAACGAATGGGCGGGCACGGACCATCGCTTCCGAGTCGCCAGCGTGTCGAAGGCGATCACCGGAGTTTCCGTGGTGCATGCCTTGGCGGGTCAGACGACATGGAACCTCAACAGCCGGGTCTTCGGCAGCGGCAATCTCTTCGGCACCGATTACGGCACGGCTCCGTACAGTACGAATGAGAGCAACATCACCGTGCGGAACCTGCTGCACCATACGGCAGGCTGGTCCGATGATGGTTTGCTCTGGTATCACGACGAGCCTGCGTGGGGTTCGCAGCACAAGCCCTTCATCGATTGGCAGCTCCAGAACCGCATCGTGGCGAACACGCCGGGAACGGTCGGGCGCTACTCGAACCTCGGCTTCACGATCGCCGCCCGGGTGGTGGAGAAGATCAGTGGAGACAGCTACGAGACCTATACCCGGAACGAGATCTTCGACCCCTGCGGCATTTCCCCGATCCTCGGACCCCTAGTGGGCGAGCGCACCAAGGCGCAGAAGAAACTCATGGAGGTCTCCTACTATCCGACCACGTCCCAGACCTTCGATCCCTATCTGATCGATCCGCGCCGGATGGATGGCAGCACCGCTTGGATCGCACGGCCCGCGGATCTCCTGCTGATGGCCCGGAGGGTGGATGGGGATACCCGCTTCCAAGACATTCTGAGTGCGGATCGCGTGACGGCGCTGCATACGCGCGGCTCTCCTAACAGTTCCAGCGGATACGGTTGGGAGACCCACGGTCTGGGCTGGTATACCGACAACTATGCCGATCCCGATTACTGGGGTCACAACGGGAGCATGGCGGGCACGCGGGCGGAGCTGATCTCGAGGCCGCGGGCGACCTCCTACTCGTGGGTGGCCAATGCCCGTGCGGGTGTCTCGAACAGCGCGCTGGACACGATCTTCAACGACATTACCGCGAACAGCGACTGGCCGGATATCGATCTCTCGGGCACTTACCATCCGGCTTACAATGCCTGGGCTGCCGATCACTTCACGGGAGTCGAGCGGAACGACGGACTGGAGATGGTGCTGTGGGGACCGGATGCGGACCCCGATGACGATCGTCTGCCGAATGCCGCGGAGTACTTTCTGGGGCTGGACCCGCGGGTGGGGAACCGCTCTCCCTTCAGCACGACGGTGGTAGGGAGTAACCTGCGGATCCGCTGGCAGAAGAAGAACGGCATCGCCGGAGCGACCATGGACCTGCAATCGTCCACCGGCCTCAATGTTTGGTCCGGCTTCAACCAACCCGAGATCGTGGACCGCACGGACCTGCTCTCGCAGGTAGGTTATACCGTACAAGAGGTGCTCATTCCGATGAACCTTCCGAAGCGTTTTGCACGATTCAACTTCGAGATCCGCTGA
- a CDS encoding ECF-type sigma factor produces MDVPAEELTRLFQEMDAGSQDAREAMLAAVYGQLRTIAKVRMANEAPGRTLQATELVHEAWLRLGGPEGGGQGWANRRHFFSAAATAMRRILIEHARSRASLKRGSGQEALTIESVLDLSEAPASERILALDAALASLEAEAPEAHQVVMLRFFTGLSVAECAAALDSSERTVMRHWAFAKAWLANDLEQDRT; encoded by the coding sequence ATGGATGTACCGGCGGAGGAGCTGACACGCCTCTTTCAGGAGATGGATGCAGGTTCGCAAGACGCCCGGGAAGCGATGCTCGCGGCGGTCTACGGGCAGCTCCGCACGATCGCCAAGGTGCGGATGGCAAACGAAGCGCCCGGCCGCACCCTGCAAGCCACCGAACTGGTCCACGAGGCGTGGCTCCGGCTCGGCGGCCCGGAGGGTGGCGGGCAAGGGTGGGCGAACCGGCGCCACTTCTTCTCCGCTGCTGCCACCGCGATGCGGCGCATCTTGATCGAGCATGCGCGCAGCCGGGCCTCGCTGAAGCGGGGCTCGGGGCAGGAGGCGCTCACGATTGAGAGCGTGCTGGATCTCTCGGAGGCGCCGGCATCCGAGAGGATCCTCGCGCTGGACGCCGCGCTCGCGTCACTGGAGGCGGAAGCGCCCGAGGCTCATCAGGTGGTGATGCTGCGTTTCTTCACGGGGCTATCCGTGGCGGAGTGTGCCGCGGCCCTGGATAGCTCCGAGCGCACGGTGATGCGGCACTGGGCTTTCGCGAAGGCGTGGCTGGCGAATGATCTGGAACAGGACCGGACCTGA
- a CDS encoding serine/threonine-protein kinase yields the protein MPSSLLQSLFLQASELPAEEQEEFLKGATDDAVLRQRVSDLLESARRSPDFLGSPTLDSAGNAVADPRGNSLGPGSRIGPYELVSKLGSGGGGIVFLARQEAPLRREVSLKVMRSSLDEEEPRWRFEIERKAIERMEHPGIARVLDAGLTEEDRPWIAMEYIAGEAITTWCDSQCSSLDERAALMASVCDAVHHAHQKGVLHRDLKPSNVLVTRTAEGVARPCLIDFGIARLSDAGIDSGQTRPGRLPGTPGYMSPEQIEGRTDDLDARSDIFSLGVILYELLVGASPFRDPDGTSRDVISPEKNTRLRSDDAMVRLAEQRGESPQAWKREMRGDLALIALKCLRADPDDRYASADALAADLRAFVAKLPVSAHRPSLGYLASRMIRRHPVASLSGAAAVFALVVCFIVILQTQRQAVTQRELARAEKKRAEDLFSGFSRLIVAGNPEYGNPRDYSLGQAVMDFAEHLPDELTRDPKTEARARHTLANALQGMGESTKAGEQFTECLKLLEGLPADESADVLPVILFGNAIVIAETNPDLAWQQLLRAEKLLAASKDAVDAYMRIRVLCQLSVMAHDRGDMEQARSMATGALAAAEKLVPEEPGLVARCLWTLARVERSVQNLDKAKALHERRVGLLSATEGDDSPLTWDARAELALLAVNGPDAEIHLETLRDLSRKTEEHFGPRHQQTLARWIDCARASGAAGRREDALGIYQKVLQQAESPTFAEPSTRERWLEEYEELKVAP from the coding sequence ATGCCGTCCTCCCTCCTCCAAAGTCTCTTTCTCCAAGCGAGCGAGCTCCCCGCTGAAGAGCAGGAGGAGTTCTTGAAAGGAGCGACGGATGATGCGGTGCTGCGGCAGCGGGTTTCCGATTTGTTAGAGAGCGCGCGCCGCTCGCCCGACTTCCTGGGCAGCCCGACCCTGGACTCCGCAGGCAATGCAGTGGCCGATCCGCGGGGAAACTCGCTGGGGCCTGGAAGTAGGATCGGGCCCTATGAGCTGGTCTCGAAGCTGGGCTCCGGTGGCGGCGGGATCGTGTTTCTGGCGCGGCAGGAGGCGCCTTTGCGGCGGGAGGTCTCGCTCAAGGTGATGCGGAGTTCGCTGGATGAAGAGGAGCCGCGCTGGCGTTTCGAGATCGAGCGAAAGGCGATCGAGCGCATGGAGCATCCGGGAATCGCGCGTGTGCTGGATGCGGGGTTGACGGAGGAGGACCGGCCATGGATCGCGATGGAATACATCGCGGGTGAGGCGATCACCACGTGGTGCGACTCTCAATGTTCGAGCTTGGATGAGCGGGCGGCACTGATGGCGTCTGTTTGCGATGCGGTTCATCACGCACACCAGAAGGGCGTGCTGCATCGGGATCTAAAGCCGTCGAATGTGTTGGTAACCCGCACGGCGGAGGGGGTGGCACGTCCCTGTCTGATTGATTTCGGCATTGCCCGCTTGAGTGATGCGGGAATCGACTCCGGACAGACACGCCCCGGACGCCTTCCGGGGACGCCGGGCTACATGAGCCCGGAGCAGATCGAAGGGCGGACGGACGATCTGGACGCGCGAAGCGATATCTTCTCCTTGGGGGTGATCCTCTATGAGCTTCTGGTGGGGGCGTCGCCTTTTCGTGATCCCGATGGGACCTCGCGCGATGTGATCTCTCCGGAAAAGAACACGCGGCTGCGTTCGGACGATGCGATGGTGCGTCTGGCCGAGCAGCGGGGGGAATCTCCACAAGCGTGGAAGCGCGAGATGCGCGGTGACTTGGCCCTCATCGCTCTGAAATGTCTGCGTGCCGATCCGGATGATCGGTACGCGAGTGCGGACGCCTTGGCTGCGGATCTGCGGGCCTTCGTGGCGAAGCTGCCGGTTTCGGCGCATCGGCCTAGCTTGGGTTATTTGGCCTCGCGGATGATCCGCCGTCATCCGGTTGCATCGCTGTCGGGAGCGGCTGCGGTGTTTGCCTTGGTGGTTTGCTTCATCGTGATTCTGCAGACGCAAAGGCAGGCCGTAACTCAGAGGGAACTCGCCCGGGCCGAGAAGAAGCGGGCGGAGGATCTCTTCTCCGGCTTCTCCCGTTTGATCGTGGCGGGGAATCCGGAGTATGGGAATCCGCGTGATTATTCACTCGGGCAGGCCGTGATGGATTTCGCGGAGCATCTGCCTGACGAGCTTACCCGTGATCCGAAGACGGAGGCGCGGGCGCGGCACACGCTGGCTAACGCGTTGCAGGGGATGGGGGAGTCAACGAAGGCGGGGGAGCAGTTTACCGAGTGTCTCAAGTTGCTGGAGGGCTTGCCTGCTGACGAGAGCGCCGATGTGCTTCCGGTAATTCTGTTCGGAAATGCGATCGTGATTGCGGAGACCAATCCCGATCTTGCCTGGCAGCAGTTGCTTCGAGCGGAGAAGCTGCTGGCGGCTTCGAAAGATGCGGTGGATGCCTACATGAGGATACGGGTGCTGTGCCAGCTCTCGGTGATGGCACATGATCGCGGTGATATGGAGCAGGCCCGGTCGATGGCTACGGGGGCACTGGCAGCCGCGGAAAAGCTGGTGCCCGAGGAGCCGGGCCTGGTGGCGAGATGTCTGTGGACTCTTGCGAGAGTGGAGCGCTCCGTGCAGAACTTGGACAAGGCGAAGGCCCTGCATGAGCGCCGGGTGGGCCTGCTTTCCGCCACGGAGGGCGATGATTCGCCGCTCACTTGGGATGCGCGGGCCGAGCTCGCCCTGCTCGCGGTCAATGGGCCGGATGCGGAGATCCACTTGGAAACGCTGCGGGATCTTTCGCGAAAGACCGAGGAGCATTTCGGACCGCGGCATCAGCAGACGCTCGCCCGCTGGATCGATTGTGCCCGGGCGAGCGGTGCCGCGGGCAGGCGGGAGGATGCCCTGGGCATTTATCAGAAGGTGCTGCAGCAAGCCGAGTCCCCGACCTTCGCCGAGCCTAGCACGCGCGAGCGTTGGCTCGAAGAATACGAGGAATTGAAGGTTGCGCCGTGA
- a CDS encoding agmatine deiminase family protein, translating to MTPAELRYAMPAEWSHQEAVWLSWPVDDERHWGGNKKDLMKAKFAEIAAAISRFETVRINAEGKEHAAILELCNKAKAVPERVQLFDHPHNDVWCRDHGPIFLKHRETGEVAISDWGFNAWGGKFPPYDLDDSIPRQIAKSLGMKRFTGGMILEGGAIEVNGASQLLTTEAVLLNKNRNPHLSREEIEQKLRDTLDVRDILWLKQGIEGDDTDGHIDDLARFIDCGTIVACVEKDSASPNHAVLDDNLGRLKSFLGHEGKPFEIVPIHLPEACEVPGWRLPVLPASYVNFLIVNGGVLVPTFRQHKNDDRALGMLRELFGDREVVGIDCLDLVEEGGTLHCISQQQPA from the coding sequence ATGACACCCGCCGAACTCCGCTACGCAATGCCCGCCGAATGGTCCCATCAGGAGGCCGTCTGGCTTTCGTGGCCCGTGGACGACGAGCGGCATTGGGGCGGCAACAAGAAGGATCTCATGAAGGCGAAGTTCGCCGAGATCGCCGCAGCCATCAGCCGCTTCGAGACCGTGCGGATCAATGCCGAGGGCAAGGAACACGCCGCGATCCTCGAACTCTGCAACAAGGCCAAGGCGGTGCCGGAACGTGTCCAACTCTTCGATCACCCGCACAACGACGTGTGGTGCCGCGACCACGGCCCGATCTTCCTGAAGCATCGCGAGACCGGCGAGGTAGCGATCAGCGACTGGGGCTTCAATGCCTGGGGCGGCAAGTTCCCGCCCTACGATCTCGACGACTCGATCCCCCGCCAGATCGCCAAGAGCCTTGGCATGAAGCGCTTCACCGGCGGCATGATCCTGGAAGGCGGCGCGATCGAGGTAAACGGCGCCAGCCAGCTCCTCACCACCGAGGCCGTGCTGCTGAACAAGAACCGCAATCCTCACCTCTCCCGCGAGGAGATCGAGCAAAAGCTCCGCGACACCCTCGATGTCCGCGACATCCTCTGGCTCAAGCAAGGCATCGAGGGCGACGACACCGACGGCCACATCGACGACCTCGCCCGCTTCATCGACTGCGGCACCATCGTCGCCTGCGTGGAGAAGGACAGCGCTTCCCCCAATCACGCCGTCCTCGATGACAACCTCGGCCGCCTGAAGTCCTTCCTCGGCCACGAAGGCAAACCCTTCGAGATCGTGCCGATTCACTTGCCCGAGGCCTGTGAGGTCCCTGGCTGGCGCTTGCCGGTACTACCCGCATCGTACGTCAATTTCCTGATCGTGAACGGCGGCGTGCTCGTCCCCACGTTCCGCCAGCACAAGAACGACGACCGGGCACTCGGCATGCTCCGCGAACTCTTCGGCGACCGCGAGGTCGTGGGCATCGACTGCCTCGACCTGGTGGAAGAAGGCGGCACCCTGCACTGCATCTCGCAGCAGCAGCCGGCCTGA
- a CDS encoding ADP-ribosylglycohydrolase family protein — MTAEERKELGLVVLDGLSVGDAFGEVFAYGSESVRKRVSSGVIGGPWWWTDDTAMALGIMEILTKTGKVEETSLAWIFSRNYRREPDRGYGRMARMVLDKIAAGEDWREVSSKAFDGGSMGNGAAMRAGPLGAWFADDLERVRSEAWRSARVTHWHPEGMAGAVALAVAVAVAWQTREAPAEKAKELIVEAVLKHTAEGPTRSMIESASRFDPSASPAEAARAFGNGSLVTAPDTLPYVIWSALRSLDDYADALVATVEGGGDCDTNAAMVGSIVVARLGRSAIPSEWLAAREKLPPPA; from the coding sequence ATGACCGCGGAAGAACGGAAGGAGCTCGGCCTAGTGGTGCTTGACGGGCTTTCGGTGGGCGATGCTTTCGGGGAAGTTTTCGCCTACGGCAGCGAGTCGGTTCGCAAACGGGTTTCCAGCGGGGTCATCGGCGGTCCGTGGTGGTGGACGGATGACACCGCGATGGCGCTGGGCATCATGGAGATCCTGACCAAGACGGGGAAGGTGGAGGAGACTTCACTGGCTTGGATTTTCTCCCGCAACTACAGGCGGGAGCCGGATCGAGGTTACGGGCGGATGGCGCGGATGGTCTTGGACAAGATTGCCGCGGGCGAAGACTGGCGGGAGGTCTCCAGCAAGGCTTTCGATGGTGGCTCGATGGGAAACGGGGCGGCGATGCGTGCGGGTCCGCTGGGTGCGTGGTTTGCTGATGATCTCGAGCGAGTGAGAAGCGAGGCGTGGAGATCGGCTCGCGTTACGCATTGGCATCCGGAGGGGATGGCGGGGGCGGTAGCCTTGGCAGTTGCGGTCGCGGTCGCTTGGCAGACTCGGGAAGCCCCGGCGGAAAAGGCGAAGGAGCTTATTGTCGAAGCGGTGTTGAAGCATACGGCGGAAGGACCGACACGCTCGATGATTGAGTCTGCATCGCGCTTCGATCCATCTGCTTCTCCGGCTGAGGCGGCGCGTGCTTTCGGCAACGGCTCTTTGGTCACGGCACCGGACACGCTGCCCTATGTGATCTGGTCGGCATTGCGATCACTGGATGACTATGCCGATGCCCTCGTCGCTACCGTGGAAGGCGGGGGAGACTGTGACACGAATGCCGCCATGGTCGGTTCCATCGTTGTCGCCCGTCTCGGACGGTCCGCAATTCCTTCCGAATGGTTGGCGGCTCGGGAGAAGTTGCCGCCCCCAGCGTGA